In the genome of Stomoxys calcitrans chromosome 4, idStoCalc2.1, whole genome shotgun sequence, the window CAaatctcatcaaaatcggatgaaaaatgctccttttgtgggctcaatactctataccgggagatcggtctacatggcagctatatccaaatatggtctgatctggacgatattcaaaaaaaagGTGTAAAGACGTACCAAagctcattgtttaaaatttcatccaaatcggatgaaaaatgctccttttattagctcattacactatatcggcagattgttctatatggcagctatatccaaatatggtctgatctggaccatattcaccAAAAAAGTTTAGAGGTCCATCAAATCtacctttttcaaatttcatccaaatcagatgaaaaatgctccttttattggctcattacactatatcggcagatctttctatatgacagctatatccaaatatggcccgatctcaACCACATTTGAGAGGAATGGGTAGAGGTCTTTCaaaacacactgtttcaaattacatcgaaatcgggtaataaatggatcttttatggcctcaataccctatatgggaagatcgggcggtcggtctataggccaGTTGTATTCAAATGTAGtcggatctgaaccacacttcacagaaatacgTAGGGGTAGACTAGAACTCATTGTGATAaatttcgaaatcggatgaaaagtgatcAATTTATTGCCTCCAGACTTTAAGTCGGGAGAACGTtgtatatagcggctatataaaactaaaatcagATTTttaatatacaaagaatacgaaatcatcaaaaattgtttggaaaatgtttttgatacccaagatatttgcaaaattttaactaccCAGCTTTTGGGCATAAATGGGtgaatacccaggtatttacccaattaactgggtaaatacctttcgggtatttacccatcgcccatctctaaccATTCGGTATTTTCTCTGCTCTCATACTTTGAAACGCAGAGCATGGGCAGACCAAATACAGAGGGGGAAAAATGATATCGCGAAGGTGGTTaacttttaaagggtgatttttttgaggttaggattctcatgcattagtatttgacagatcacgtgggatttcagacatggtgtcaaagagaaagatgctcagtatgctttggcatttcatcatgaatagacttactaacgagcaacgcttgcaaatcattgaattttattaccaaaatcagtgttcggttcgaaatgtgttcattcaccgtaacgttgcgtccaacagcatctttgaaaaaatacggtccaatgattccaccagcgtacaaaccacaccaaacagtgcatttttcgggatgcatgggcagttcttgaacggcttctggttgctcttcactccaaatgcggcaattttgcttatttacgtagccattcaaccggaatgagcctcatcgctgaacggtgaatgaacacatttcgaaccgaacactgattttggtaataaaattcaatgatttgcaagcgttgctcgttagtacgtctattcatgatgaaatgtcaaagcatactgagcatatttctctttgacaccatgtctgaaatcccacgtgatctgtcaaatactaatgcatgaaaatcctaacctcaaaaaaatcaccctttactttcgAGATGCTTAATCTCTTAAGAGGTAATGTATGCATGTATGATACCAAATATTAGACtttctttttttgaattttggccAATGCCAGCGACCAAAGTGCATAGGCTCAAACGGATTGTTCTATTTACCAGTGGCTGTCATGAGATTGGCTTATCGCCACATCTCCGTCTATTTCGTCTCCGTCCCATTCGCATCTTGTCCATTCTAACCTTCATTAATCTGACCTTCCCTTCAATTTTTTCATTCACTTTTTCTTCAAACCTTTATGTTCTTCGAAAAACCTCATCTCCACCAAGCTTCAACTTAGTATTCTTATTTTAAATTACCATATAACAGACAGGAggcaaatttataaaattagcCTTAAAATGCTGGCAACTCAATATTTCTTTGTTAAAGGATTGAAAATTTCCACTCTCTGTTGAGAGAACCATTTTACAGCCTTTCAGTGTAAAATGTTGAActtgaaaacatttaaaatttttctgcttTAGTTTTTATCTTTAAAATCTCAACACTACTATGGCTTATGCCTTACAATGTTGTTTTGGTTCTCtcactctctccctctctctttctTGTGTTTAAGTGACAGTATATGGCACAATGGCTATTGGGCCAATTAAGATGTATTGTCGTCTTCTTTATTTTGTCCTACCATTAATCTTCGGTGACATCTTAATCGATGTTTTGTAATGAGGATTTACACTCAATTTCTTGTAGGTTTTTTGTATGGCAAAAGACAAATAATTTAAGAACCTTCTTAATAAGGGGCGTGGATAATAAAAAATACGGAAGAAAAGCAATGCAaagaaattacaaattaaagaaatgttgTATTGTATATGTGTCACATAAGAAGAGATGGTTAGGACAATGAATAATTGAGGGCAGAATTGCCCCAATTAAAAATGAGGTAATGCTGCAAAGCATCTTCGGAGTAAAGCCTAGAAGGGTTAAAACTCTAAAACAAATCCACTTGAGCTAAGTAcagtttatttttaaacataaataaaatcacttagaatgtttataccctacaccactactgtggtacaggtattataacttagtgcatttgtttgtaacacccaaaaggaagagagatagacccattgataagtataccgatcgactcagaatcactttctgattcgatttagctatgtccgtctgtctgtctgtccgtctgtcaatgataatttgtgtacaaacaggttgaaattttcatccgatcgtcttcaaatttggtatgggaatgtttttcggcctagagacgaaacctattgaagttggaaaaaatcggttcagatttggatatagctcccatatatatgttcgtccgatttgcagtaatacagcaatagtggtgaatttcatagaaatcggttcagatttggatatagttgccatatatatgttcctctgatctgcagtaataatgcaataaaatggtcatttgttatccgattctctcgaaatttggcaggaaggatttttttatgaccctcaatattactggtgaatttcatagaaatcggttcagatttagatatagctcccacatatatgttcgtccgatttgcagtaatacaccaAGAAAATAGtcatttggtaaccgattctcccgaaatttggcaggaaggttttCCTTATGACCTCTAATAtttgtggtgaatttcatagaaatcggtgtagctttggatatagctgccatatatatattcgtccgatttgcagtaataatgcaataaaatggacatttgtaaaccgattctctcaaaatttggcaggaagggttttcttatgactctcaatgttactggtgaattttatagaaatcggttcagatttggatatagctgccatatatatgtttgccgatttgcagtaatattgcaataaaatagtcttttgataaccgattctctcgaaatttggcaggagggattttcttataactctcaaaattactggtgaatttcaaagaaattgggttagatttggatatagctgccatatatatgttcctccgatttgcagtaataatgcaataaaatggtcatttgttatccgattctctcgaaatttggcaggaaggattttcttatgaccctcgaTATTagtggagaatttcatagaaatcggttcagatttgaatatagctcccatatatatgttcgtccgattttcagtaataatgcaataaaatagtcatttgtcaaccgattctctcgaaatttggcaggagggatttttttataactctcaatattagtcgagagtttcatagaaatcggttcagatttggatatagctcccatatatatattcgtccgatttgcagtaacacaGCAagaaaatagtcatttgttatccgaagctctcgaaatttgacaagaaggattttttatgacttttgttactattgatgaatttcatagaaatcggtttagctttggatatagctgccatatatatattcgtccgatttgcagtaataatgcaataaaatggacatttgtaaaccgattctctcaaaatttggcaggaaggattttcttatgactctcaatgttactggtgaattttatagaaatcggttcagatttggatatagctgccatatatatgttcgcccgatgtGTAGTTATCCTTACATAGTATAAAACAAAGTCGCTTTCGCTGTATGTCCGTATGTATGCATAGATCTTTATAACTACGCAACGGATTTTGATGCggttttttttaatagataGAGTGATTCTTAAGGAAGGTTTGTATGTATAATAAATGCATAATATAGTAGAGAAACACTGATAAATTTAAAGGTTTCTAATGTGATGTCGTAAATAAGAACGTTTTTTTGCGCTTATATTGCAAACGCTGGCTGAACCCTACGAGATAGACCAAAATAATGTACTACAGTATCGTTCACCTTAAAAAGTTCAACAAAAAAGTCCGCGATGGTATATGTCTATCTCTTAGGGATAACCCAGCATAACCATTTTTATTCTTTACTAAAAAATGGTTATTTACGAAGTGATTTTAAACAATACAGCATTAATCCTTATCCAATTAAGTACCTTAAATAAATTGTGCATTTATTATAGATCAATATGCTTTTTACAGCATGTAATTTAAGTGAATATTACCGAAGATATTACAAATTTATTATATTAGTAGTATTGTAAGTACATTAGGTTAGATATGATTAGCTTAAAACCATATTTCTTGGTATTTCTTCCATTAAGACTTTGATTTGAATTTAGAGTTAAGGCTATTTAGTATTAGGGCGAGCATTTTCAATAGAAGAACTGAATAGAATAggtatattttgttgttgataatcttttgtttttgtaatatatTAATCCTTACATAGTATAAAACAAAGTCGCTTTCGCTGTATGTCCGTATGTATGCATAGATCTTTATAACTACGCAACGGATTTTGATGCggttttttttaatagataGAGTGATTCTTAAGGAAGGTTTGTATGTATAATAAATGCATAATATAGTAGAGAAACACTGATAAATTTAAAGGTTTCTAATGTGATGTCGTAAATAAGAACGTTTTTTTGCGCTTATATTGCAAACGCTGGCTGAACCCTACGAGATAGACCAAAATAATGTACTACAGTATCGTTCACCTTAAAAAGTTCAACAAAAAAGTCCGCGATGGTATATGTCTATCTCTTAGGGATAACCCAGCATAACCATTTTTATTCTTTACTAAAAAATGGTTATTTACGAAGTGATTTTAAACAATACAGCATTAATCCTTATCCAATTAAGTACCTTAAATAAATTGTGCATTTATTATAGATCAATATGCTTTTTACAGCATGTAATTTAAGTGAATATTACCGAAGATATTACAAATTTATTATATTAGTAGTATTGTAAGTACATTAGGTTAGATATGATTAGCTTAAAACCATATTTCTTGGTATTTCTTCCATTAAGACTTTGATTTGAATTTAGAGTTAAGGCTATTTAGTATTAGGGCGAGCATTTTCAATAGAAGAACTGAATAGAATAggtatattttgttgttgataatcttttgtttttgtaatatatTAATTAACTATAAATATATTCTTTGACATAAATTACATACTCTTATAAAAGATAAATTAACGAATAGTAAGTAAATATTTTTCACTCCAGCACTAACCAATAATTAGTGCAATTAGTTCATAATCATACGTATAGTTTTAAGTTGTGAGTTTAATCAAGTACTGAGTACCtaagtataaaattttgaacagacaTTATAAAGTCATGTCCGGAAGACGTCGTCGTGCGAACATAGGTCGTAGTACAGTGAATGCCAGAAGAGCACGTTCAGCAAGAGATGAAGAATCGTCAACGGAACGCGAGGCTCGCCTCAGCCAGCTCCGAGAAAGAAATAGAACTGCGAGAGAAAGAGAATCCTCAATGGAGCGTGAGGCTCGCCGCAGCCAGGATCGGGTTAGACGTAGAGTTCAGAGAGCCAGAGAATCCTCTGTAGATCATGAGGCTCGCCTCAGCCAGAATAGAAATCGAATACAGAGAACGAGAGAATCAGCACAGACACATAGTAACGCTGAACAAAACGGACAACCGATCAGCCACAGATGGGTAAATAAAGAATATTCTGCCATGAATTACGATCCTTTGATTTGTTACAAGGATGATCGTATTGTGTCCATAGGTACTATGTCAGTAGTGTGTGAATATTGTTTGGCATTGAAGTTCAAGGACGAATCGAAAGGTTTGTGTTGCTTACAAGGAAAAGTAAAATTAGAAGAAATTCTTCCTCCACCTGAACCACTTCACTCTCTGCTTACGGGTGATCATCCGAAATCCAAACAATTCATACGCAATATCCGCCGTTACAATAACGCATTTCAAATGACGTCTTTCAAAAGTAAGCAAGTTGTTGAGCGCGGTTTTATGCCTACATTTAAAATTCAAGGGCAAGTGTATCACTTGGCTGGGAGCTTGCTACCACTTCGACCAGATGAtcacaaatttctgcaaatttattttattgcagACCCAGATACACAAGCATCAACGCGGTGTTCGATTGTCGCACAGCCAATAGATATAGATTTGATCAGATCTCTTCAAGATATGTTACATTCTCATAACAGCTACATTCAGTCTTTTAAAACTGCTATTGAGAGTGTTCCAGTAGATACTCCAGACTACAATGTCGTAATCCATGCAAATAAAGTTCCTGTTGGAGAACACAGAGGGCGATATAATGCGCCGTCCACGAGTGAAGTAGCAGTGGTAATAGCTGGACAGCAATTCGACAAAAGAGATATTGTGTTGCGCAGTCGTGAtgataatttgcaaaaaatatcaGAGTTACACAGATCTTATGACAGCTTACAATATCCTTTGATGCTATGTCGCGGAGAAGATGGTTATACCATTAATGTTCCTCAAGTTGACCCAACCAGTAGTGCACCTCTGCGTAAGACAGTGTCGTGTATGAACTACTATTGCTACCGTATAATGACAAGACAAAACAATTTCAACTCTTTGCTTAGATATGGAATGTTGACAAACCAATACTTTGTCGatcaatatgcgaaaattgaaTCTGAGAGATTGGCTTACATTCGTAACAATCAAACTAAATTGAGAGCAGAAAATTACGTTCACCTTCAGGATGCTTTACAGGCGAATGAACACAGCAACAACATTGGACAGTTGGTTATACTACCTTCATCATTCACAGGTGGACCTCGATATTTACATGAAAAATCACAGGACGCAATGACTTATGTCAGACATTACGGTAAACCTGATTTATTCATTACTGCAACATGTAACCCAAATTGGCCAGAaatcaaagaaaatattaataCCAATTTAACTCCACAAGACAGATATGATATAGTTAATAGAGTCTTCCATTTAAAAGTACAGAAACTCCTACACCTCATTAACAAGTCTCATATATTCGGTCCGCCGCGCTGTCATATGTACACTATAGAGTGGCAGAAACGTGGTTTGCCACATGTACATCTGCTGGTGTGGTTAGTGAACAAAATTAGACCAAATCAAATCGACAGCGTAATTTCAGCTGAATTACCGGTTAAGGAAGATGATCCCGTCCTGTTTGAAATAGTAAAAAAACACATGGTACACGGTCCCTGTGGGACTTTAAATCGTAATTCTGCATGTATGCGAGATTCCAAATGCAGCAAAAAATTTCCGAAGCCgtttcaaatacaaacatctACTAGCGATGACGGATATCCCAAATATCGACGACGATCGCCAGATCAGGGTGGGCAAAGTGCCACAGTCGGAAACTACGATATTGATAACCGATGGATCGTTCCACATAATCCGctccttttaaaaatttttgatgcccacaTCAACGTCGAGTTGTGCAGTTCAATAAAGTCGATCCAATATGTTACTAAATACATTAATAAAGGTAGCGATCAAGCTACTTTCAGCATACAATCACCAAATGAAGTGGAAACATATCAGTCTGGACGTTACATATGCAGTTCTGAAGCAGTATGGAGGATGTTATCATTCGAAGTTCACGACCGAGCTCCCACTATTGTCCACCTTGCAGTTCATTTAGAAAATGGACAAAGAGTATATTTCACTGAGAACAATATACAAGAAGTTGTCTATAACCCGCGGGACACTACATTAACAGCATTCTTCAAGTTATGCGCTCAAGATGATTTCGCGAAAACACTGACATATGACAGAGTTCCAACTTACTATACATGGAACCAGAGTTCTAAAACATTCCAACGACGAAAACAAGGAACTGCGGTCGATGGTTTCCCCGGAATAAAAAAAACTGATGCTCTTGGTAGAGTCTACGCGATTCATCCCAACAACAGCGAATGCTTTCATTTGAGAATGTTACTCCATGTTGTAAAAGGCCCGACATCCTTTGCACACCTGAGAACTGTACAAGGTGTTATTTACAATACTTATCAAATGGCATGTAAAGCTATGGGACTCTTGGAAGACGATTCTCACTGGGAAAATACATTATCAGAAGCAGCTATTTGCAGTTCCGCTACATCATTAAGATATTTATTTGCCATCATAGTTGCGGACTGCCGATGCCAGCTAATATTAACTCAGATTTAACGAATAATGCCGAATACACAAGAGAAACATCATACGATCAATCGAAACTTTTACAAAATATAGCCCAAGATGAGCCACGATTGAACATCGATCAGAAAAAAGTATTTACTACATTACTATCATCAATTGATAACAAtgaaggaaaaatattttttcttgatgCCCCAGGAGGTACaggtaaaacatttttaattaatttgctTTTAACAAAAGTCAGATCCACCGGAAAAATTGCATTAGCTGTCGCGTCATCCGGCATTGCTGCTACGCTTTTAGAAGGAGGCCGAACTGCACACTCTACATTCAAGCTCCCGCTGAAAATCGCTACCGATGATAATAAAAGCGTCTGTAGTATTTCTAAACAGAGCAATACAGGAAAATTGATCCGTGACTGCTCATTAATAGTCTGGGATGAAGCCACCATGTCAAACAAGACATCTGTGGAAGCACTGGATAGGACAATGCGCGATTTGCGCAGTAAAAATGCACCTATGGGTGGATGTACAATTCTGTTCTCTGGAGACTTTCGTCAAATCCTACCGGTTGTCCCTAGAGGAACACGTGCGGACGAAATAAATGCTTCCCTAAAAAGATCCAACCTTTGGCCATACGTTAATAAGTTAGAGCTTAAAACTAACATGAGGCTTTCATTATCTTCACGTGAGAACAGGCTTTTTTCAGAGATGCTGCTAAAAGTTGGCAATGGAAAGTTAACTCAAAGTGATGGAAGGATTAACCTAGATAACCTTTGTGTTTTGATAGACAACATCCAAGATTTGGTCAACAATGTCTATCCTGACATTCATAACATAAGTTGTAAGACTCTATCTTGGTTCAAAGAAAGAGCCATCCTGTCACCAACCAACGAACAAGTAGATAAGGCAAACAACTTGATTCTTGCAAAAATTGATACGCAGACGCAAATATACTACTCGGTCGATACTGTTCTCGACTCGGAAGAAGCTGTACATTTTCCTACAGAATTTCTTAATTCTTTGAACCCTTCTGGACTCCCTCCTCATAAAATGGAATTGAAAGTAGGTTGTCCTGTAATTTTATTAAGAAATCTGAATCCTCCTAAGCTCTGCAATGGCACACGTTTGCTGGTAAAATCactaaaaaaattcataatagaGTGCACAATACTCACCGGATGTGGTACCGGAGAAGATGTACTAATTCCCCGAATTCCTCTGATACCATCAGATTTACCGTTCCAATTTAAACGCCTACAATTTCCGGTAAAGATATCTTTTGCAATGACCATTAATAAATCGCAGGGTCAAACTTTTAACGTTGCAGGATTAGACTTGAGTGTTGAGTGTTTTTCACATGGCCAATTATATGTCGCGCTGTCAAGAGTAACGTCTAAGCAAAACATGTTTGTATTGGCTAATGACAAAAAAGCTGTGAACGTTGTGTATAAGGACATTCTGTAGTAGGTATATTTTGCATTGCACCCGTGCGAAGCCGGGGCGGGTCGCTagtacagcaataaaatagtcatttgttaaccgattctctcgaaatggtcatttattatccgattctctcgacatttggcaggaaggattttcttacgaccctcgatattactggtgagtttcatagaaatcggttcagatttagatatagctcccatatataattttcacacgatatggaattttatggctatagcagccacaattttggtcggatctttacaaaatttagtatgaggtgcttcatttgacgtcttcatatgtgtgcaaaatttcataaaaatcggttcaaatttagatatagctcccacatatatctttcatccgatatggccttttaaggc includes:
- the LOC131996874 gene encoding uncharacterized protein LOC131996874; translated protein: MSGRRRRANIGRSTVNARRARSARDEESSTEREARLSQLRERNRTARERESSMEREARRSQDRVRRRVQRARESSVDHEARLSQNRNRIQRTRESAQTHSNAEQNGQPISHRWVNKEYSAMNYDPLICYKDDRIVSIGTMSVVCEYCLALKFKDESKGLCCLQGKVKLEEILPPPEPLHSLLTGDHPKSKQFIRNIRRYNNAFQMTSFKSKQVVERGFMPTFKIQGQVYHLAGSLLPLRPDDHKFLQIYFIADPDTQASTRCSIVAQPIDIDLIRSLQDMLHSHNSYIQSFKTAIESVPVDTPDYNVVIHANKVPVGEHRGRYNAPSTSEVAVVIAGQQFDKRDIVLRSRDDNLQKISELHRSYDSLQYPLMLCRGEDGYTINVPQVDPTSSAPLRKTVSCMNYYCYRIMTRQNNFNSLLRYGMLTNQYFVDQYAKIESERLAYIRNNQTKLRAENYVHLQDALQANEHSNNIGQLVILPSSFTGGPRYLHEKSQDAMTYVRHYGKPDLFITATCNPNWPEIKENINTNLTPQDRYDIVNRVFHLKVQKLLHLINKSHIFGPPRCHMYTIEWQKRGLPHVHLLVWLVNKIRPNQIDSVISAELPVKEDDPVLFEIVKKHMVHGPCGTLNRNSACMRDSKCSKKFPKPFQIQTSTSDDGYPKYRRRSPDQGGQSATVGNYDIDNRWIVPHNPLLLKIFDAHINVELCSSIKSIQYVTKYINKGSDQATFSIQSPNEVETYQSGRYICSSEAVWRMLSFEVHDRAPTIVHLAVHLENGQRVYFTENNIQEVVYNPRDTTLTAFFKLCAQDDFAKTLTYDRVPTYYTWNQSSKTFQRRKQGTAVDGFPGIKKTDALGRVYAIHPNNSECFHLRICGLPMPANINSDLTNNAEYTRETSYDQSKLLQNIAQDEPRLNIDQKKVFTTLLSSIDNNEGKIFFLDAPGGTGKTFLINLLLTKVRSTGKIALAVASSGIAATLLEGGRTAHSTFKLPLKIATDDNKSVCSISKQSNTGKLIRDCSLIVWDEATMSNKTSVEALDRTMRDLRSKNAPMGGCTILFSGDFRQILPVVPRGTRADEINASLKRSNLWPYVNKLELKTNMRLSLSSRENRLFSEMLLKVGNGKLTQSDGRINLDNLCVLIDNIQDLVNNVYPDIHNISCKTLSWFKERAILSPTNEQVDKANNLILAKIDTQTQIYYSVDTVLDSEEAVHFPTEFLNSLNPSGLPPHKMELKVGCPVILLRNLNPPKLCNGTRLLVKSLKKFIIECTILTGCGTGEDVLIPRIPLIPSDLPFQFKRLQFPVKISFAMTINKSQGQTFNVAGLDLSVECFSHGQLYVALSRVTSKQNMFVLANDKKAVNVVYKDIL